One part of the Vitis riparia cultivar Riparia Gloire de Montpellier isolate 1030 chromosome 6, EGFV_Vit.rip_1.0, whole genome shotgun sequence genome encodes these proteins:
- the LOC117916366 gene encoding rab3 GTPase-activating protein catalytic subunit isoform X2, giving the protein MASSSKMEATGKDDEEELQRFDDFTLASSWERFISEIEAVCRLWLADGPKNLLEKGAVHLGFSRDLYKVKFELKYLMRSYCMEYYFETTSAGKVTDWNVSMHDLQLSFGVKEFLVIAPQSASGVVLDAPEASKLLSAIAIALSNCSSLWPAFVPVHDPSRKAYIGIQNMGTVFTRRFEADRIGSQVPVKLMHLEGLYELFVSKFAFTTLDVSTHLFKVHFTMKLTYRTLPYDDDDNDVDIQGADADITESGGTPRGDTRNKAQWDDDCPWSEWYSAEDPIKGFELIALWSEKMVENSLEMAELENASPHEAEKWIVFPNLSSQLVDDSRENTMGFSSQLLLLVNALDMSFEAQFMEDFVSVEKSGSDNLKSSMVIPPPTVLDRVLKDLFHEGVESPDLTKAEHKSSRAIKGAPIGSLFAQFCLHSLWFGNCNIRAIASLWIEFVREVRWCWEESQPLPHMAASGVIDLSTCLINQKLKMLAICIEKKRQLSEDYQDSIESKVSTPIEEDILIQEDSSHMQTPTEDFDGKRDSPLTANGLYNSGATVSRFSTEPEDAVVCADQKPSDGIGRGSAGVVGNMMLLNSHQNLHAPFTQDAPLMTEDMHEERLQAVEAFGDSFSFSAQLEKDILSSDMSAFKAANPDSVFEDFIRWHSPGDWVDDDIKEGGVCRSHAAEGSKDDWPPRGRLSERMSAHGNSWRKIWNDAPALPASEQKPLLDPNREGEKVLHYLETLRPHQLLEQMVCTAFRASADTLNQTNFGGLKQMTTKIGQLYLTMASTLKPLQSNRLFGDSEIIEDVRRLCVVFEHVEKLLTLAASLYRKFLQAPRLREAIFSDYYNFYLPKMGTGSVGGDVHKEFDSKQQVRFHERQVLANMFTPPTANQSWRKVLSMGNLLNGHEPILREIIFSIWDRVSGNHYAASTSRGYEQEIETYRMYICGTSNDLQVALSVASCD; this is encoded by the exons ATGGCGTCCTCCAGCAAGATGGAAGCTACAGGAAAAGATGACGAGGAAGAA CTTCAACGGTTTGATGATTTCACTCTTGCCTCTTCATGGGAAAG GTTCATCTCTGAAATAGAGGCAGTATGTCGGTTATGGTTGGCTGATGGCCCAAAGAATTTGTTG GAAAAAGGTGCAGTTCACTTGGGTTTTTCAAGGGACTTGTATAAGGTCAAATTTGAGCTGAAGTATCTTATGAGAAGTTATTGCATGGAGTATTACTTTGAAACTACTAGTGCTG GCAAGGTTACAGACTGGAATGTCTCTATGCATGATTTGCAATTGTCTTTTGGAGTAAAGGAGTTTTTG GTGATTGCACCCCAAAGTGCTAGTGGTGTGGTTCTTGATGCACCGGAGGCTAGCAAGCTTCTAAGTGCTATTGCAATTGCTTTGTCAAATTGTTCTAG TTTGTGGCCAGCATTCGTTCCAGTGCATGATCCTTCTCGGAAAGCGTATATCGGCATCCAAAATATGGGAACAGTTTTCACTAGAAGATTTGAGGCAGATCGTATTGGCAGCCAGGTTCCAGTAAAACTCATGCACTTGGAAGGGTTATATGAGTTATTTGTTTCTAAGTTT GCATTCACCACATTGGACGTTTCAACACATCTTTTCAAAGTCCATTTTACAATGAAGCTAACCTACAGAACCCTTCCCTATGACGATGATGACAATGATGTTGATATTCAAGGAGCTGATGCTGACATTACAGAATCTGGTGGAACTCCTAGAGGTGACACTCGCAACAAAGCTCAATGGGATGACGATTGTCCCTGGAGTGAGTGGTATTCTGCAGAAGACCCAATAAAAG GATTTGAATTGATTGCCTTGTGGTCagagaaaatggttgaaaactCTTTGGAAATGGCTGAATTGGAAAACGCTTCACCCCATGAAGCTGAGAAGTGGATAGTATTTCCAAATCTGTCTTCACAGCT AGTTGATGATTCGAGAGAAAACACAATGGGGTTTTCTTCGCAATTGCTCCTTTTGGTTAATGCACTGGATATGTCCTTTGAAGCTCAATTTATGGAAGATTTTGTATCAG TTGAAAAATCTGGTTCTGATAATTTGAAGTCCTCAATGGTCATACCACCTCCAACAGTTCTGGATCGTGTACTAAAAGATCTCTTTCACGAAG GAGTGGAATCCCCAGATCTTACTAAGGCTGAGCATAAGAGTTCTCGAGCCATTAAAGGCGCACCCATTGGGTCACTTTTTGCACAGTTTTGTTTACATTCTCTTTGGTTTGGGAACTGCAACATACGTG CTATTGCATCTCTCTGGATTGAGTTTGTTCGAGAAGTTCGTTGGTGTTGGGAAGAGTCGCAGCCATTGCCTCATATGGCAGCTAGTGGTGTAATTGACCTATCTACTTGTTTGATCAACCAGAAACTGAAGATG CTTGCGATATGCATTGAAAAGAAGCGTCAACTGAGTGAAGATTATCAAGACAGTATTGAAAGCAAGGTTTCTACTCCCATTGAG GAAGACATTCTAATTCAGGAGGACTCATCTCATATGCAGACACCCACTGAAGACTTTGATGGGAAACGTGACAG CCCTTTGACAGCAAATGGTTTGTATAATTCTGGAGCAACCGTGTCAAGGTTTAGTACTGAGCCAGAGGATGCTGTGGTTTGTGCTGATCAAAAACCTTCAGATGGGATCGGGAGGGGTTCAGCTGGAGTGGTGGGGAATATGATGCTTCTAAACTCACACCAGAACTTGCATGCTCCATTCACCCAG GATGCACCACTAATGACAGAAGACATGCATGAAGAAAGACTACAAGCGGTTGAAGCCTTTGGTGATTCATTT AGCTTCTCTGCTCAACTGGAGAAAGATATCTTATCTTCAG ACATGTCAGCATTCAAAGCAGCAAATCCAGATTCtgtttttgaagattttatcCGATGGCATTCACCTGGAGATTGGGTGGATGATGACATCAAGGAGGGTGGAGTATGCCGAAGTCATGCAGCAGAGGGGTCAAAAGATGATTGGCCACCTCGAGGACGACTTTCTGAGAGAATGTCGGCGCATGGGAATTCATGGCGAAAAATTTGGAATGATGCACCTGCTTTGCCAGCTTCTGAGCAGAAGCCGCTTTTGGATCCAAATAGAGAAGGAGAAAAG GTCCTTCATTACCTGGAAACATTACGACCACATCAGCTGCTTGAGCAAATGGTCTGTACCGCCTTCAGAGCATCAGCTGACACTCTAAACCAGACTAATTTTGGTGGCTTAAAGCAGATGACAACCAAAATAGGGCAACTTTACCTTACTATGGCTTCTACATTGAAGCCTCTGCAAT CAAATCGTTTATTTGGTGACAGTGAGATTATTGAAGACGTAAGACGGCTGTGTGTTGTCTTTGAACATGTTGAGAAGTTGCTAACCCTTGCGGCTTCTCTTTATCGCAAGTTCCTGCAAGCACCACGCCTCCGAGAAGCAATTTTTAGTGACTACTACAACTTTTATCTTCCAAAAATGGGAACAGGCTCAGTTGGAGGTGATGTTCATAAG GAGTTTGACTCAAAGCAACAAGTAAGGTTCCATGAGAGACAAGTGCTGGCAAATATGTTTACACCACCCACCGCTAATCAGTCTTGGAGAAAAGTTCTAAGCATGGGTAATCTTCTCAACGGCCATGAACCAATCCTAAGGGAGATAATATTTTCCATATGGGATAGAGTGAGTGGCAACCACTATGCAGCCTCCACCAGCCGGGGCTATGAACAAGAAATAGAAACATATCGGATGTATATATGTGGAACCTCAAATGATCTCCAGGTAGCCCTCTCAGTCGCTTCTTGTGATTAA
- the LOC117916366 gene encoding rab3 GTPase-activating protein catalytic subunit isoform X1: protein MASSSKMEATGKDDEEELQRFDDFTLASSWERFISEIEAVCRLWLADGPKNLLEKGAVHLGFSRDLYKVKFELKYLMRSYCMEYYFETTSAGKVTDWNVSMHDLQLSFGVKEFLVIAPQSASGVVLDAPEASKLLSAIAIALSNCSSLWPAFVPVHDPSRKAYIGIQNMGTVFTRRFEADRIGSQVPVKLMHLEGLYELFVSKFAFTTLDVSTHLFKVHFTMKLTYRTLPYDDDDNDVDIQGADADITESGGTPRGDTRNKAQWDDDCPWSEWYSAEDPIKGFELIALWSEKMVENSLEMAELENASPHEAEKWIVFPNLSSQLVDDSRENTMGFSSQLLLLVNALDMSFEAQFMEDFVSVEKSGSDNLKSSMVIPPPTVLDRVLKDLFHEGVESPDLTKAEHKSSRAIKGAPIGSLFAQFCLHSLWFGNCNIRAIASLWIEFVREVRWCWEESQPLPHMAASGVIDLSTCLINQKLKMLAICIEKKRQLSEDYQDSIESKVSTPIEMQEDILIQEDSSHMQTPTEDFDGKRDSPLTANGLYNSGATVSRFSTEPEDAVVCADQKPSDGIGRGSAGVVGNMMLLNSHQNLHAPFTQDAPLMTEDMHEERLQAVEAFGDSFSFSAQLEKDILSSDMSAFKAANPDSVFEDFIRWHSPGDWVDDDIKEGGVCRSHAAEGSKDDWPPRGRLSERMSAHGNSWRKIWNDAPALPASEQKPLLDPNREGEKVLHYLETLRPHQLLEQMVCTAFRASADTLNQTNFGGLKQMTTKIGQLYLTMASTLKPLQSNRLFGDSEIIEDVRRLCVVFEHVEKLLTLAASLYRKFLQAPRLREAIFSDYYNFYLPKMGTGSVGGDVHKEFDSKQQVRFHERQVLANMFTPPTANQSWRKVLSMGNLLNGHEPILREIIFSIWDRVSGNHYAASTSRGYEQEIETYRMYICGTSNDLQVALSVASCD from the exons ATGGCGTCCTCCAGCAAGATGGAAGCTACAGGAAAAGATGACGAGGAAGAA CTTCAACGGTTTGATGATTTCACTCTTGCCTCTTCATGGGAAAG GTTCATCTCTGAAATAGAGGCAGTATGTCGGTTATGGTTGGCTGATGGCCCAAAGAATTTGTTG GAAAAAGGTGCAGTTCACTTGGGTTTTTCAAGGGACTTGTATAAGGTCAAATTTGAGCTGAAGTATCTTATGAGAAGTTATTGCATGGAGTATTACTTTGAAACTACTAGTGCTG GCAAGGTTACAGACTGGAATGTCTCTATGCATGATTTGCAATTGTCTTTTGGAGTAAAGGAGTTTTTG GTGATTGCACCCCAAAGTGCTAGTGGTGTGGTTCTTGATGCACCGGAGGCTAGCAAGCTTCTAAGTGCTATTGCAATTGCTTTGTCAAATTGTTCTAG TTTGTGGCCAGCATTCGTTCCAGTGCATGATCCTTCTCGGAAAGCGTATATCGGCATCCAAAATATGGGAACAGTTTTCACTAGAAGATTTGAGGCAGATCGTATTGGCAGCCAGGTTCCAGTAAAACTCATGCACTTGGAAGGGTTATATGAGTTATTTGTTTCTAAGTTT GCATTCACCACATTGGACGTTTCAACACATCTTTTCAAAGTCCATTTTACAATGAAGCTAACCTACAGAACCCTTCCCTATGACGATGATGACAATGATGTTGATATTCAAGGAGCTGATGCTGACATTACAGAATCTGGTGGAACTCCTAGAGGTGACACTCGCAACAAAGCTCAATGGGATGACGATTGTCCCTGGAGTGAGTGGTATTCTGCAGAAGACCCAATAAAAG GATTTGAATTGATTGCCTTGTGGTCagagaaaatggttgaaaactCTTTGGAAATGGCTGAATTGGAAAACGCTTCACCCCATGAAGCTGAGAAGTGGATAGTATTTCCAAATCTGTCTTCACAGCT AGTTGATGATTCGAGAGAAAACACAATGGGGTTTTCTTCGCAATTGCTCCTTTTGGTTAATGCACTGGATATGTCCTTTGAAGCTCAATTTATGGAAGATTTTGTATCAG TTGAAAAATCTGGTTCTGATAATTTGAAGTCCTCAATGGTCATACCACCTCCAACAGTTCTGGATCGTGTACTAAAAGATCTCTTTCACGAAG GAGTGGAATCCCCAGATCTTACTAAGGCTGAGCATAAGAGTTCTCGAGCCATTAAAGGCGCACCCATTGGGTCACTTTTTGCACAGTTTTGTTTACATTCTCTTTGGTTTGGGAACTGCAACATACGTG CTATTGCATCTCTCTGGATTGAGTTTGTTCGAGAAGTTCGTTGGTGTTGGGAAGAGTCGCAGCCATTGCCTCATATGGCAGCTAGTGGTGTAATTGACCTATCTACTTGTTTGATCAACCAGAAACTGAAGATG CTTGCGATATGCATTGAAAAGAAGCGTCAACTGAGTGAAGATTATCAAGACAGTATTGAAAGCAAGGTTTCTACTCCCATTGAG ATGCAGGAAGACATTCTAATTCAGGAGGACTCATCTCATATGCAGACACCCACTGAAGACTTTGATGGGAAACGTGACAG CCCTTTGACAGCAAATGGTTTGTATAATTCTGGAGCAACCGTGTCAAGGTTTAGTACTGAGCCAGAGGATGCTGTGGTTTGTGCTGATCAAAAACCTTCAGATGGGATCGGGAGGGGTTCAGCTGGAGTGGTGGGGAATATGATGCTTCTAAACTCACACCAGAACTTGCATGCTCCATTCACCCAG GATGCACCACTAATGACAGAAGACATGCATGAAGAAAGACTACAAGCGGTTGAAGCCTTTGGTGATTCATTT AGCTTCTCTGCTCAACTGGAGAAAGATATCTTATCTTCAG ACATGTCAGCATTCAAAGCAGCAAATCCAGATTCtgtttttgaagattttatcCGATGGCATTCACCTGGAGATTGGGTGGATGATGACATCAAGGAGGGTGGAGTATGCCGAAGTCATGCAGCAGAGGGGTCAAAAGATGATTGGCCACCTCGAGGACGACTTTCTGAGAGAATGTCGGCGCATGGGAATTCATGGCGAAAAATTTGGAATGATGCACCTGCTTTGCCAGCTTCTGAGCAGAAGCCGCTTTTGGATCCAAATAGAGAAGGAGAAAAG GTCCTTCATTACCTGGAAACATTACGACCACATCAGCTGCTTGAGCAAATGGTCTGTACCGCCTTCAGAGCATCAGCTGACACTCTAAACCAGACTAATTTTGGTGGCTTAAAGCAGATGACAACCAAAATAGGGCAACTTTACCTTACTATGGCTTCTACATTGAAGCCTCTGCAAT CAAATCGTTTATTTGGTGACAGTGAGATTATTGAAGACGTAAGACGGCTGTGTGTTGTCTTTGAACATGTTGAGAAGTTGCTAACCCTTGCGGCTTCTCTTTATCGCAAGTTCCTGCAAGCACCACGCCTCCGAGAAGCAATTTTTAGTGACTACTACAACTTTTATCTTCCAAAAATGGGAACAGGCTCAGTTGGAGGTGATGTTCATAAG GAGTTTGACTCAAAGCAACAAGTAAGGTTCCATGAGAGACAAGTGCTGGCAAATATGTTTACACCACCCACCGCTAATCAGTCTTGGAGAAAAGTTCTAAGCATGGGTAATCTTCTCAACGGCCATGAACCAATCCTAAGGGAGATAATATTTTCCATATGGGATAGAGTGAGTGGCAACCACTATGCAGCCTCCACCAGCCGGGGCTATGAACAAGAAATAGAAACATATCGGATGTATATATGTGGAACCTCAAATGATCTCCAGGTAGCCCTCTCAGTCGCTTCTTGTGATTAA